A single window of Rhizophagus irregularis chromosome 28, complete sequence DNA harbors:
- a CDS encoding MAPK protein hog1 — MADFIKLSIFGTVFEVTTRYVDLQPVGMGAFGLVCSAKDQLTGTNVAIKKIMKPFSTPVLSKRTYRELKLLKHLKHENIISLSDIFISPLEDIYFVTELLGTDLHRLLTSRPLEKQFIQYFLYQILRGLKYVHSAGVVHRDLKPSNILVNENCDLKICDFGLARLQDPQMTGYVSTRYYRAPEIMLTWQKYDVAVDIWSAGCIFAEMLEGKPLFPGKDHVNQFSIITELLGTPPDDVIQTICSENTLRFVQSLPKREKVPFSQKFMNAEPEALDLLERMLVFDPRKRITAEQALAHKYLEPYHDESDEPIADEPFDWSFNDADLPVDEWKVKMYHEILDFHNVDGQNYADNSEIQKSFQ; from the exons ATGGCTGACTTTATAAAACTATCGATCTTCGGAACTGTTTTTGAAGTCACAACAAg ATATGTGGATCTTCAACCGGTTGGCATGGGAGCCTTTGGTCTAGTTTG CTCTGCAAAGGACCAACTTACCGGTACAAACGTTGCAATAAAGAAGATCATGAAACCTTTTAGTACTCCCGTTCTTTCAAAGAGGACATATCGTGAACTTAAACTATTGAAACATTTGAAACATGAGAAT atTATTAGTTTAAGTGACATTTTTATTTCTCCGTTAGAAGATAT ATATTTTGTTACAGAATTGCTGGGAACCGATTTACACAGACTTTTGACATCTCGTCCATTGGAAAAACAATTCATTCAATACTTTTTGTATCAGATATTG cGAGGGCTGAAGTATGTCCATTCTGCTGGTGTTGTGCATAGGGATTTG AAACCAAGTAATATTTTGGTTAATGAAAATTGTGATTTGAAG atCTGTGATTTCGGACTTGCACGTCTTCAGGATCCCCAAATGACTGGTTATGTTTCAACAAGATATTATAGAGCTCCGGAAATCATGCTTACATGGCAAAAGTATGATGTGGCAG TTGATATTTGGAGTGCGGGATGCATCTTTGCTGAAATGTTAGAAGGAAAACCTTTATTCCCAGGAAAAGACC atgtcaatcaattttcaattatcacTGAATTACTTGGAACGCCACCTGATGATGTAATTCAAACTATTTGTAGTGagaat ACACTTCGCTTTGTGCAATCTTTGCCAAAACGCGAAAAAGTTCCtttttctcaaaaatttaTGAACGCCGAACCTGAAG CATTAGATTTACTTGAAAGAATGCTAGTTTTTGACCCGAGGAAGCGTATCACTGCTGAGCAAGCGTTGGCGCATAAATATTTAGAACCATATCACGATGAATCTGACGAACCTATTGCAGATGAGCCTTTTGATTGGTCCTTTAATGATGCAGATCTACCTGTTGATGAATGGAAGGTGAAGATGTATCATGAAATTTTGg attttcATAATGTAGATGGCCAAAATTATGCGGATAATTCAGAAATTCAAAAATcttttcagtaa
- a CDS encoding Ras- protein Rab-8A, whose product MAQSKSAAYDYLIKLLLIGDSGVGKSCLLLRFSDDSFTPSFITTIGIDFKIRTIELDGKRIKLQIWDTAGQERFRTITTAYYRGAMGILLVYDVTDERSFKNIRNWFSNIEQHASEGVNKILIGNKCDWVEKKAITKEQGQALADEFGIKFLETSAKANINVEEAFFTLARDIKKRLIDTHAQEQQNTHNKRLELDNKNTKSNSGSSCCN is encoded by the exons ATGGCTCAAAGCAAGAGTGCCGCTTATGATTATCTTATAAAGCTTCTTCTGATCGGAGATTCTG GTGTCGGCAAAAGTTGTTTATTACTCCGTTTTTCCGATGACTCCTTTACTCCCTCTTTTATTACTACTATTGGGATCGACTTTAAAATTAGGACGATCGAATTAGATGGAAAACGAATTAAACTTCAAATTTGGGATACTGCTGGTCAAGAACGTTTCCGCACTATTACGACag CCTATTATCGTGGTGCTATGGGTATACTTTTAGTATATGATGTCACTGATGAACGATCATTTAAGA ACATAAGGAATTGGTTTTCCAATATAGAACAACACGCTAGTGAGGGTGTTAATAAGATTCTCATTGGAAATAAGTGTGATTGGGTTGAAAAAAAG GCGATCACGAAAGAACAAGGTCAGGCACTTGCAGATGAATTTGGTATTAAATTCTTGGAAACTAGTGCTAAAGCAAATATCAATGTTGAAGAGGCATTCTTTACTTTAGCTAg gGATATTAAAAAGAGATTAATCGATACACATGCACAAGAACAACAAAATACTCATAACAAAAGACTTGAATTGGATAACAAAAATACTAAATCCAATTCAGGGTCAAGTTGTTGTAACTAA